DNA from Amycolatopsis sp. DSM 110486:
TGGTGAGTTGAACGACCAGCTCTGGCACTTGTTGTGTCCGCTCCCGACTCTGCCTGCAAGCCGCGGCGCGCGCGCACCGCGGATCCCCCCGCAAGACAATTCTGCGGGAACCCCGTTACCGGCCTCTGGTCAGCCCTGGGTTCGGAACACCAACGAAGAGTGACCCACCCGGATGACGTCCCCGTCGGCCAGCTGCCACGTCTGCACCGGAGTCCCGTTCACGGTCGTGCCGTTGGTGGACCCGATGTCGGCGAGCGTGGCGCTCTGGCCGTCCCAGGTGATCTCCAGGTGCCGGCGCGACACCCCCGTGTCGGGCAGGCGGAAGTCGGCGTCCTGGCCGCGGCCCACGACGTTCCCGCCCTGCTTCAGCGAGTACGTCCGGTTCGAGCCGTCGTCCAGCTGCAGGCTCGCCGCGAGCGCGCGGCCGGCCGCGGGAGCGGGCTGGCCGTAGCCGGGCTGCTGCTGGGCGTACGGGTCGGCCGGGGCCTGGCCGTAACCGGGCTGCTGCTGGGCGTACGGGTCCGCCGCCGGCGCCTGGCCGTAGCCGCCGCCCTGCTGGGGCTGGCCGTACTGGTCGTAGCCGCCCTGCTGGGGCTGGCCGTAGCCCTGGTCGTAACCGCCCTGCTGGGGCTGGCCGTAGGCGCCACCCTGCTGCGGCTGGCCGTACTGGTCGTAGCCGCCCTGCTGGGGCTGGCCGTAGCCCTGGTCGTAACCACCCTGCTGGTAGCCCTGGTCGTAGCCGGGCTGCTGGCCACCCTGTTCGTAGCCGGGCTGAGCGGCACCGCCGCCCTGCTGGGGCTGGCCGTACTGGTCGTAGCCGGGCTGCTGGCCGTAACCTTGCTGCTCGTAACCGCCCTGCTGGCCATAGCCCTGGTCGTACCCGGGCTGCTGGCCACCCTGCTGTCCGTAGCCGTACTGGCCCTGCTGGCCGTACGGGTCACCCTGGTCGTATTGGCCGTATCCGGGGGGCTGGCTCATTGCTGGGTCTCCTGCGTTGCTGGGTCGTGCCGACCGTGACGAGCCACCGGGTCCACTCGCGTGGGCGTCGGGATCGACGGACGAACGGGTCTTGAACTGTCCAGTATGCAGCGCCTCGTTGCGCTCGAGTGATACGACGACGTCACCATAGGTCTCCCAGCCGTGCTCGGCGAGGTGTTCGCCCACAGCTTGTGCGAGAACCGCAGTGACCCGCTGCTCGTCACCGGCCATCCGATCGTGGTCAGCCTGCCCCAAGGACACGATGTAGTGATTCGGGGCGAGCTGCCGACCTCCTGCCAGCTCACGAACGTTTTCCTCGCCTTCCCGCTCGAGCGCCACCGCCACTTCCTGCGTGACGACGTTGCCACCGAACATGCGCGCGAAGGTGTTCCCCACGAGGTTCTCGAGACGCCTGTCGAAGCGCTCTACCCGACCCACCTGGGGTGACCTCCTCGCACGTGTGCTTCCGCACCGATCCTATCCGGGAGAGGAAGCCTCGACACGACCCCCGCTGAAACCTGTGAAAACCCCCTGCTACGCTTTACTGGCTGTCAGAGAGAAGCAACTCGGGCGAGTGGCGGAATGGCAGACGCGCACGGTTCAGGTCCGTGTGTCCGAAAGGACGTGAGGGTTCAACTCCCTCCTCGCCCACCTTGGTCGAAGCCCCGTAGTGCTGGCGCACTGCGGGGCTTCTCCCGTTTGTCGGTCGTCATTGCTCCCGGGGGGCCGAGCCCCCCCGGACCCCCCACGGTGCGGTTGGTGCTGACCCAGCGTGGTCCAGACCCGTAGCGGTAGCGCTGAGCTGGGGAAATGATGTTTGTCATCTTTCTGGGGTGGGGAACGCATGGTGCGTTGGTGAGGTGTGCGTCTGGGGGTGGCGAGGGGGTGGGCGTCAGGGTGGGGGCATGGGTAGGGAAGCGGTTGTCGAGGTGGATGGGCTGAGG
Protein-coding regions in this window:
- a CDS encoding DUF3662 and FHA domain-containing protein; this encodes MGRVERFDRRLENLVGNTFARMFGGNVVTQEVAVALEREGEENVRELAGGRQLAPNHYIVSLGQADHDRMAGDEQRVTAVLAQAVGEHLAEHGWETYGDVVVSLERNEALHTGQFKTRSSVDPDAHASGPGGSSRSARPSNAGDPAMSQPPGYGQYDQGDPYGQQGQYGYGQQGGQQPGYDQGYGQQGGYEQQGYGQQPGYDQYGQPQQGGGAAQPGYEQGGQQPGYDQGYQQGGYDQGYGQPQQGGYDQYGQPQQGGAYGQPQQGGYDQGYGQPQQGGYDQYGQPQQGGGYGQAPAADPYAQQQPGYGQAPADPYAQQQPGYGQPAPAAGRALAASLQLDDGSNRTYSLKQGGNVVGRGQDADFRLPDTGVSRRHLEITWDGQSATLADIGSTNGTTVNGTPVQTWQLADGDVIRVGHSSLVFRTQG